The window TAAAAATACCAAATGTTTTCCACCAGTAGCCATCTACAATCTCCATACCCTTATAAACTGCTTCTAATGGTCCTAAATTATCATCGATAATCAGATAATTTACAAATAGTAATCTTATACAAAACAAAATCATCAAAACAACTGTTAATATCCACCCCACAATAGGGATAATTAAGAATACTACTGGTAATAAAGTGATAACTACTCCCAGTACAGAGCCTATTAATAATTTAGTATACAATATAACATCTATTTTAAAGAAATTTGATAGCTTAGATTCACCTAAATCATAAAAATTAATTCCCATCTTCATCATAAAGATAAAGAACAAAATATTAAGTACAGTACTTACAATCAATGAAACCATTAATAAATCTCCATTTATACTATCAATTAAAATTAAGGGTAAGATATCTATTATAAAGCCGATCAGAAATAACTTTAAAAAGAACTCTTTATTATTAGTTATAATTATTTTAGCAAATTCAATAGCTCTGGCTAACATATAAAAAACACTCCTCAACATTATTTACCTTTCATAATAAAATATAATTCAATTAAATAAAGCAGAAAAATCTGCTTTATTTAATTTCTAACACAATCACAGTAGCATTATCTTGCTTTTTTATATTCTTTTCCAGTACTTCTTCCAAGATTAATTCAGCAGTTTCCATTGGATGCATTCTTTTACCTAAAAGATGTTCTAATTCTGTATCATATAGGCTTTTATATACTCCATCACTACAGAATAATAATTTATCTCTTTTTTTCAACTTTATTGGAATCTGATTATAATCAAACTGTCTAAAATTATCATAACCAAGGTAACTGGTAAGTCTTTCTTTTTTAGAATGATTTAAAAGTCGCCTTTTACTTATCTTTCCGGCTCTATAGTCACTCTCCAAAATATTTTTATAAATATGTCTCGGGTTTATTGGAATAATTTTTTGATTTCTATAAAGATAAATTTGACTATCCCCCACCGAAATCCAATAAAGAAAACTATCCTTTATTATTCCTGCTACAAAGGTACTGCCTACTTTCTTACCTTTGGAAATTTCTAATATTTTTTTATTGATTTTATGAGTATTTTGGACTAAAAAGTCACTCACAGAAGACATATTAGGGGACTTAGAAAACTCCTCTGAAAATATTCTAGTAAGCAAATTACTTGCTTTCTTACCATAGGATAATCCACCCATTCCATCTGCTAATACTGCTAATACTCCTATCTCATTCTCAGCAGTTGCAAAAGAATCTTCTTGTTCCCTTCTATCTCCTATGCCCTGAGCATTACCAATTAATATGCTACCTCTCTGTCTAATCTTTCTTAAAGATTTGATTACTAAGTACATTATTACTAAACAACTGGTCAAGATAAATAAATTACCAGGAAAATCAAAAACGACTTCATGAAACATTTTTATCTCCTCTTTATCCCATTATAATAAGTTTTGTTTATAAGTATGTTGCTATAAAGGCTATATTTGCCATTCGAAATGTTGACCACATAATGGAATAAAAATAAATTTACTCTTTCCCATCTCAATTATGTCATAAGCCGATAACTCTCTTGGTGCATAAATAGCCTCATCATTAATATAAATTATACTTGTAATTTCAGGTCCTGGGATAAATGTAAAGTTTCTCTCTTTGGGATTATAGCTTATTACCCCATGATTTCTTCTAGAGATAGTCTTATCTCCTTCTATATGTATATGCATCTCTTCTGAACGCCCGATAAAGTTTCTCTCATGCCTAATCTTATAATCTTTACCCTGTTCGGCTCCTTCTATGCAAACCATCCACCCTACTACTGGGTCAAAACCTTGTTCCTCATCCCAATAGGCTAATGTCTTTACTCCATTTTCATTAGTATTAGAAGCAGTAAATGGTTTTGAACTCATTCCCTCACTACCTGTATTTGCTTCCAGTGCTGCTTCATCACAATAAGGACATGCATTATACCTCTTTTTATTATATAAATGTCCATTATTACATCTTTCCATCTTCATATCTCTTACCTCCATAATAATTTATTTTACTAATAATTTTGTATTTGCTATATATATAGTATCTCCTGGATACATTTTATAAGGTTGTCCCGGTTTTACTTTGAATTTTTTGCCATCCTGCTTTCGCTTTATTCCACTTCCATTTGATGAGCCTATATCTTCAAAGAACCATCCATTATTTGTATTATTCATTACAGCATGTTCACGACTTACAAGAGCAGCATAGGTTGCTTCAGATAAAT of the Orenia metallireducens genome contains:
- a CDS encoding FHA domain-containing protein; amino-acid sequence: MKMERCNNGHLYNKKRYNACPYCDEAALEANTGSEGMSSKPFTASNTNENGVKTLAYWDEEQGFDPVVGWMVCIEGAEQGKDYKIRHERNFIGRSEEMHIHIEGDKTISRRNHGVISYNPKERNFTFIPGPEITSIIYINDEAIYAPRELSAYDIIEMGKSKFIFIPLCGQHFEWQI
- a CDS encoding PP2C family protein-serine/threonine phosphatase — translated: MFHEVVFDFPGNLFILTSCLVIMYLVIKSLRKIRQRGSILIGNAQGIGDRREQEDSFATAENEIGVLAVLADGMGGLSYGKKASNLLTRIFSEEFSKSPNMSSVSDFLVQNTHKINKKILEISKGKKVGSTFVAGIIKDSFLYWISVGDSQIYLYRNQKIIPINPRHIYKNILESDYRAGKISKRRLLNHSKKERLTSYLGYDNFRQFDYNQIPIKLKKRDKLLFCSDGVYKSLYDTELEHLLGKRMHPMETAELILEEVLEKNIKKQDNATVIVLEIK